The following are from one region of the Elgaria multicarinata webbii isolate HBS135686 ecotype San Diego chromosome 13, rElgMul1.1.pri, whole genome shotgun sequence genome:
- the KCNK6 gene encoding potassium channel subfamily K member 6: MRRGVLLALFALGYAGYLLLGALVISAVERPYESRLRAELRALKAAFLHDSPCLPEAALERFLGAVLSANRHGVALLRNGSAAPSNWDFASAFFFSSTLITTVGYGYTTPLSDAGKAFCIFYALLGVPFTMLVLTATVQRLISTFTSGPLEYLALRWGHSRRAWSCGHLLLLALVVLAAFFLVPAAIFSTLEESWSYLDAFYFCFISLCTIGLGDYVPGEQPGQRLRPLYKVSITVYLLLGLMAMLLLLQTFHKVADLHGLSDLVLLPRDSPHEDHERILEDHEPPSEPGQAEKAPVQLNAGGQANYSSINR, translated from the exons ATGCGGCGCGGCGTCCTGCTGGCGCTCTTCGCTCTGGGCTACGCGGGCTACCTGCTGCTGGGCGCGCTGGTCATCTCGGCCGTGGAGCGGCCCTACGAGAGCCGGCTGCGGGCCGAGCTGCGGGCGCTCAAGGCCGCCTTCCTGCACGACAGCCCGTGCCTGCCCGAGGCCGCCCTCGAGCGCTTTCTGGGCGCCGTGCTGAGCGCCAACCGCCACGGCGTGGCCCTCCTGCGCAACGGCTCAGCCGCCCCGTCCAACTGGGACTTCGCCTCCGCTTTTTTCTTCTCCAGCACCCTGATTACCACCGTCG GCTATGGCTACACCACACCCCTCTCGGATGCGGGCAAGGCCTTCTGCATCTTCTACGCGCTGCTGGGCGTCCCCTTCACCATGCTGGTGCTGACTGCCACCGTGCAGCGCCTCATCAGCACCTTCACCTCTGGGCCCCTGGAGTACCTGGCCCTGCGCTGGGGGCACAGCCGGCGGGCCTGGTCCTGCGGGCATCTCCTCCTGCTGGCCCTGGTGGTGCTGGCCGCCTTCTTCCTGGTGCCTGCCGCCATCTTCAGCACGCTGGAGGAGTCCTGGAGCTACCTGGATGCCTTCTACTTCTGCTTCATCTCCCTCTGCACCATCGGCCTCGGGGACTACGTCCCTGGAGAGCAGCCGGGGCAGCGCCTGCGCCCCCTCTACAAAGTCTCCATCACTG TTTACCTGCTCTTGGGACTCAtggccatgctgctgctgctccaaacCTTCCACAAGGTGGCGGATCTGCACGGCCTCTCGGACCTGGTCTTGCTGCCCCGGGACTCGCCCCATGAGGACCACGAGCGCATCCTGGAGGACCACGAGCCTCCCTCAGAGCCGGGCCAGGCGGAGAAGGCACCGGTGCAGCTGAACGCTGGAGGGCAGGCCAATTACTCTTCTATCAACAGATAG
- the YIF1B gene encoding protein YIF1B yields the protein MNVAGLDGAAGAAPRMPTKRRLPAATDPHRLFEDTSAAPPPLAPAGPPPGRAAFPDQAAFLSEPVSSFAAAYGSSLATQGKELVDRNIYRFIPVTKLKYYFAVDTVYVGKKLGLLLFPFLHQDWQVQYQQDTPVAPRFDVNAPDLYIPVMAFITYILVAGLALGTQNRFSPDLLGLQASSALAWLIVEVLAVLISLYLITVNTDLSTIDLVAFSGYKYVGMIVGLLAGLLFGKTGYYLLLSWCCVTIFVFMIRTLRLKILSEAAAEGVLVRSAKNQLRMYLTMAVAGLQPLIMYWLTFHLVH from the exons ATGAACGTGGCGGGCCTGGACGGCGCCGCGGGAGCAGCGCCGCGCATGC CCACCAAGCGCCGCCTGCCCGCCGCCACCGACCCGCACCGGCTCTTCGAGGACACGAGCGCGGCGCCCCCTCCGCTCGCCCCCGCGGGGCCGCCTCCCGGCAGGGCCGCCTTCCCCGACCAGGCCGCCTTCCTGTCTGAGCCCGTCTCCAGCTTCGCCGCGGCCTACGGGAGCAGCCTGGCCACGCAGGGCAAGGAGCTCGTGGACCGCAAC atttacCGCTTCATCCCGGTGACCAAGCTGAAGTACTACTTCGCGGTGGACACCGTCTATGTTGGCAAAAAACTGGGGCTGCTGCTGTTCCCCTTCCTGCACCAG GACTGGCAGGTGCAGTACCAGCAGGACACCCCCGTGGCACCGCGTTTTGATGTCAATGCCCCTGACCTCTACATTCCAG TCATGGCATTTATCACCTACATTCTGGTGGCAGGGCTGGCGCTAGGAACACAGAATAG ATTCTCCCCAGACCTTCTGGGATTGCAGGCAAGTTCGGCCCTGGCTTGGCTTATCGTCGAGGTCTTGGCTGTCCTCATCAGCCTCTACCTGATTACTGTCAACACCGACTTGTCCACCATCGATTTGGTTGCCTTCTCGGGGTACAAATACGTTGG GATGATTGTGGGCCTCTTGGCCGGGCTGCTTTTCGGGAAGACGGGCTATTACCTGCTGCTGAGCTGGTGCTGTGTCACGATTTTTGTCTTCATG ATCCGGACACTGCGCCTGAAGATCCTGTCTGAGGCAGCCGCAGAAGGAGTGCTGGTGCGGAGTGCCAAAAACCAGCTGCGCATGTACCTGACCATGGCTGTGGCTGGCCTACAGCCGCTCATCATGTATTGGCTCACTTTCCACCTTGTCCACTGA